The following coding sequences are from one Rutidosis leptorrhynchoides isolate AG116_Rl617_1_P2 chromosome 11, CSIRO_AGI_Rlap_v1, whole genome shotgun sequence window:
- the LOC139874799 gene encoding uncharacterized protein, with translation MLSDQEIAKGVEILLTQSDHKSFKTLTEFVHSLSLKLGFDLSHKSLFIRDQINLFLFRSQQPPQPQQLLPPPLTAVAVTTSGIVKDQYAPQYHFNQQQQQFYQHQQHYALQQQQLHQYQQQQQQPPRQRHPVELNFSKAVAPQHTAVVSSPLPEVKSEGGGVLVQGVGVRSSEKPKKGGAAGTKRRGGPGGLNKLCGITPELQVIVGESALSRTDIVKQLWAYIKKNNLQDPGNKRKIICDDALRVVFETDCTDMFKMNKLLAKHIIRLEPTKESSHKKSKVDVEPVVESTDNVPRQVIISEALANCLDTGEREMSQSEALRLVWEYIKVNNLEDPQNPVMILCDEKLKNLFGCESISAMKIPELLVEQHLFNK, from the exons ATGTTGTCCGACCAAGAAATAGCAAAAGGAGTTGAGATTCTATTAACACAATCTGACCACAAATCATTCAAAACCCTAACTGAATTTGTTCATTCTCTTTcattaaaattagggtttgatttATCTCATAAATCCCTTTTCATCCGTGACCAAATCAACCTTTTCTTGTTTCGATCACAACAACCACCGCAACCGCAACAATTGCTACCACCACCACTAACCGCCGTTGCCGTTACTACTTCCGGAATTGTGAAAGACCAATATGCCCCTCAGTATCATttcaatcaacaacaacaacagtttTATCAGCACCAGCAGCATTATGCACTTCAACAGCAACAATTGCATCAATATCAGCAGCAACAGCAACAACCGCCACGTCAGAGGCATCCAGTTGAGCTTAATTTCAGTAAGGCGGTTGCGCCGCAGCATACGGCGGTGGTTAGTTCTCCACTGCCGGAGGTGAAAAGTGAAGGTGGAGGTGTTTTGGTGCAGGGTGTTGGTGTTAGGTCATCTGAAAAACCTAAAAAAGG GGGAGCAGCGGGCACTAAAAGAAGAGGTGGGCCAGGGGGCCTAAATAAACTATGTGGTATTACACCCGAGCTTCAAGTTATTGTTGGCGAGTCAGCATTATCAAGAACTGAT ATCGTGAAGCAGCTATGGGCCTACATCAAGAAAAACAACCTACAAGATCCAGGCAACAAGAGAAAGATAATATGTGATGATGCTTTGCGTGTTGTATTCGAAACTGATTGCACCGATATGTTCAAGATGAATAAGTTGCTTGCCAAGCATATTATCCGACTTGAACCTACAA AAGAATCGTCACATAAAAAATCCAAAGTAGACGTTGAACCTGTCGTTGAAAGTACCGATAATGTTCCGAGGCAAGTTATAATATCGGAAGCACTTGCCAACTGTTTGGATACTGGAGAACGAGAAATGTCGCAGTCGGAGGCTTTAAGACTTGTTTGGGAGTACATAAAGGTCAATAATCTTGAG GATCCTCAAAATCCGGTGATGATTTTGTGTGATGAAAAGCTTAAGAATCTTTTTGGATGCGAAAGCATTTCTGCTATGAAAATTCCCGAGTTGTTGGTCGAACAACATCTATTTAACAAATAG